A region of the Microcystis aeruginosa FD4 genome:
TATTTTGATTGTCTCCATGCTGTGCAATCAAAACCAGTAGAAACAGCCCTCGACAAAATTAAAGAATTTCCCGCCCAATATTATGCACCCGCCCACGGTCCGATAATTCGTTATAGTCTTAGTCGTCTTGCCCACGATTATCGTTATTGGTGTCAAGAACAAAAAACTCGACCCCTACAAGTGGCTTTATTATATGCTTCTGCCTACGGAAATACTGCCACCCTGGCCCGCTCGATCGAACGAGGATTATTAGAAAATGATCTGGCCGTAGAATCAATCAATTGTGAGTTTGCCACCCCTGCCGAAATTAGTCAAGCGATCGAAAATTGTGACGGATTTATTATCGGTTCTCCCACCTTAGCCGGTCATGCTCCTACCCAGATTCAAACCGCTTTAGGAATTGTTCTTTCTACGGCAGCAAAAACTAAATTAGCTGGGGTTTTTGGTTCCTATGGTTGGAGTGGGGAAGCTGTAGATTTAATTGAAACTAAACTCAAAGATGCCAATTATCGCCTCGGTTTTGAATCCTTGCGCGTGCGTTTTAACCCCACAGAAAGCAGTTTACAAGCAGGTTATTTAGCCGGAGAAACCTTCGCCCGGACCTTGAAAAAAACCAAAAAATTGCGGGTTCCCCAACAGGGAATGACCGAGGCACAAATCGATCGCACTGCCCAGGCCGTTGGCCGGATCGTCGGTTCCCTCTCTGTTCTCACCACTCGCCAGGGCGAGGATCATGCTGGTTTCTTGACCTCTTGGGTATCCCAAGCCAGTTTTAACCCCCCGGGGCTAATTATCGCCGTTGCTGACGAACAAGCCGCCGATCGCCTAATTAACTCGGGAACCGCCTTTATCTTGAATATTCTCAAGGAAGGGCGCAATTTACGCCGCCATTTTTCCAATCGCATCAAATCTGGCGGCGATGTCTTTACGGGATTAGAAACCCAAGTCGGGGAAAATGGCTGTCTGATTTTAAGTGAAAGTCTCGCCTATCTAGAGTGTACGGTCAAAGAGCGACAACTCTGCGGCGATCGCTGGTTAGTCTATGCTACCGTCGAGCGGGGTCAAGTTTTGGATAGTAACGGTGTCACCGCCATCGGTCATCGCAAATCCGGCGGTCAGTATTAAAACCGGACCAGCGGGGTCAAGCTCCTGACTTTCCCGTGTGGTCTGCCTGGATTTCTGGGAAACAAATGTTATGTTAGTATCTAAAGTTATCATTCAGGGCTATTTTGTCTTTGTTTTCCCATGAAAAAATTGCCGCTAATACTGTCGGTGGGGAGTGTCGCTCTATTGTTGGTGGGATGTCCAACTTCTGACCAAGCTAATCAATCCCCACCGATTACCCAAGAAACCCCCACCCCCTCTCCTAGTCCCCCGGCTGCCCAACCACCTGCCTTTAGCAATCCTGTGCAACCAGCTACCGAACCACCCCCCCTAAGGGTAGCTGGATTAATTCCCGCCACCGATTCCCGACCAAAAACGGGCAGAAATTAACCGCGGTCGCAGCGATCCCTTCGCTATTTTGCCTCTGCAGCCCAATATTACGATTACAGTGGAGGAAGAACCCCCAACTGGGACTCCGGCGGCCACTGGCGCACCTGCACCAGGAGGCAATCGTCCCGCACCCGCACCCGCATCCGTAGGCAATCGTCCCACCCCCGGACGACCGATAGTGAAAGCGCCGCCACCACCACCGCAACCGACGGAAGCGGAAGAAGTGCAAGTATCAGGCATCGTCCAATTACCTACCACTCCTATGGCGATCGTGAAAGCCCCCAGAGAAGCCACGGAACGTCGAGTTATCCCCGGTTCTACCCTCTCTAATGGTTTAATTTTAGTTAAAGCGATCGATACTAATCCCAAAAACCCCTCTATTGTCCTAGAACAATACGGTCGAACTATTACCCGTCGTTTAGGGGATGGTGTCCCCGAACCCGCCGCCGCACCGCAAGCCTCGATCAGTTATAATGTTTCCGAATCAGGAGAATAAAACCCGTGCGATCGATTGCTATTCAACAAAAACAAACCATTATTTATCCGCGAATGCCCTTGGCTATCTATCGAGAATTAGCCAGCCATTTACAACAGGTTCAGGGTGTGGAAACCCATCTCACTCCCCAGCAGTTCCAACAATTCGATTATCACCAAAGTCAGATCGGTAGTTTGGAAATTAACTATACCCAGGCTTTTCAGGAAAGCGATCGCACTCTGGTCACGGCAATTCTCGATTATTATGCCCAACGTCACGGCTCCTATCAGCTTTCCTAAGCTTTCTCTCCTCACCTTTTCCCCAATTACCGACCTTCTTCTTAAAAACTAAAAGTATTTTATAGGATTTATCTTAATGCTGGGGATGATGCCAGATATCGTCATACTTCATCTAAACTTAAGTAGGGTTTGCGGCAAAAAGTACGGGCGAAGCATTCGGATAGAAAATCTCCGGTTTCACCGATAGGTTATTGCCCGAATGCTTCGCCCCTACAGGACGCGGGCCGATGAAGACCCAAGGTTTTGAAGCACGATTCTCTCAAAATCTTGCACCTGTTTCACGAGAAAAGCCATAAAACCCTTACCTTGCCTACATTTCACATTTATTCAGCAAGCCCTAAGTAGGTAGGTATTAAAAACAAACTTTCAGATGCCCCCCTTATTAAGGGTAGGGTTCATTCATGAATCAACCCTACCTTTTATAAAAATTAAAATCTTTCTGATTTTAAGCCACCGACGACCAGAGGTAATCACTGATAACTGCTCACTGATAACTGATAACTGATAACCGATAACCGATAACTGCTCACTGATAACTGAAATGATCCTGCCCAATTCCCTAGAAGAAACAATCCTGCAAGCGAAAGCCGCCACCCAACTGGCTCTAGAATCAGGAGCTAGACGCATACAAGTGGAATTAGTTATCCCAGAAATTGCTCTACAAGCGCAAGCTTTAGCCCTTGATTTTACCTCTATTTTTGACAGTTATGGTTCTGGTTTAAGGGTAATTTTTCCCGATACTGGGGCTGCCATGTTAGCTCGACGGGATTGGGGAGAAACAGTTTTTCAACTGGGAGATTTAGGTAGTCGTTTTATTCCCGTCGAAGACAAAATTAAGCCCGAAGATGAAGCTTTTTTAGTTGTTTGTCCCTCCTCGGTGGAGATTAATTCCGTAGAAAAACTCTGTTACCTTGCCGAAGATCGCCCCGTAGTTCTTCTGATTCCCCAATTGGAAGATGTATCGGTAGTGGGTATCGGTTACGCAGCCCGACAATTACGAGAAAGATTTTTAAGTACCCTAGAAAGTTGTTATTATTTTCGTCCCTTGGAATCAGCGATCGTTTATCGTTCCTATCCCTCTTTGTGGCAAGTTTGGCTCGAAAAAGAAGACGGTTACGACTTAATTTCTGAACAATCCACTAAACCCATGGGCGAAGCTTTAGAAAATCTGATTCTGAAAGCTTCTAGTAATAATCCTAATGATAGTTCTAATCCTGCTAATAAAGCCAAAAAATCTGGTTTATTTGCCACTATGGGACGCTTCTTAAAAGCATTGCAACAGTGACATATTCCCCCCGTCACAGCCTAGCTTGACGGGGGATTTTTTCCCCATTGCTGTTAGAAATTCCTTACTTTGACGGATTGACCTCGATTGCAACTTTTGTTCTTCTATTTTAACCTATAATTGGGCAATGCTATAATAAAATTAATCGGTAGTTTCCTAGAGGTAAACTTTTATGATCGTCAATAAGCGAGAACTCAAGCAAACCTTAAATCGGGTGTACTTGAAAATTAAGCCTGATACTGAAACAATTCAGGTTTTTCAAGCTAATTTGACGCGCTTGTTGGAGCAATGTGACAGCAAAAAGTCTGAAGAGTTTAATAAAAATTTGCTGATAGATTTTTTGAAAAATACCTATTATACTGATCGCTATTTTATCAATACAAAAGAGCGCATCGATCTGGTAATTCATAATAACCAGGATGTTAAAAGTCCAGTGGGGGTTATTTTTGAGACGAAGAAACCTAGTCGGACAATAAATGCAGAAATGCCAAGACTGGATCATCTCAATACTAAGGCTTTTCAGCAGTTAGTTTTATATTTTCTCCGCGAAAGGGTGACGGATAAAAATCTTGAGATTAAACACTTGATCGTGACAAATATTTATGAGTGGTTTATTTTCGATGGGAAGATTTTTGAGGAGTTGTTTTTTGCTAATAAGGCTCTAGTTAACCAGTTTTGCGATTTTGAAGCAGGGAGACTGAGTAGTACGAAAACGGATTTTTTCTATCAACAAATTGCCGAACCAGCCATCACTAAAGTTATGGAGCAAATTAAGTTTACTCATTTTGATCTGCGAGAACTGGAAAATTTAGATTTGCTGGATATTTACAAGATTCTTTCGCCAGAGCATTTACTTAAGTTACCTTTTGTTAATGACAGTAATACTTTAAATAAGCCTTTTTATAATGAGCTTTTGTATATTATTGGTTTGACGGAAGTTAAGGATAAAGGGAAAAAATTAATCGGACGAATGAAAGAAGGCGATCGCTGTGATGGTTCCCTGATTGAAAATGCGATTAGTCGGTTGGATAGTTTAGATAAAATTGCACAATTAAAAAATCCTGAAGAGTTTGGAACTACGGATGAGGAACGGCTTTTTAATGTGGCGTTGCGGTTATCAATTAATTGGATTAATCGGGTTTTGTTTCTCAAATTATTGGAAGCGCAGTTAATTAAATATCATCAAGGCGATCGAGATTTTGCCTTTCTCAATTTGGCGAAAGTTCCCAGTTATGATGATCTCGATAGTTTGTTTTTTGATGTGTTAGCCAGGGAGACAAATAAGCGCGAGGCTAAGGTTAAAACGACTTTTGCTCATGTACCTTATTTAAATAGTTCGTTATTTGAGCCAACGGAGACGGAACAGCAAACGATTGTCATTGGCAATTTGCGGGAGCGAACTTTACCCATTTTTGCAGGTACGGTGCTAAAAGATAATCAGGGTAATAAGCGAGTAGATGAGTTGAATGCTTTAGCTTATTTGTTTGAGTTTTTGGATGCTTATAAATTTGATCGAGATGAGTTAGAAAATCCTCAAGAAGATAGCGAAAAGTTAATTAATGCTTCGGTGTTGGGGTTAATTTTTGAAAAGATTAATGGTTATAAGGACGGTTCTTTTTATACGCCGAGTTTTATTACCATGTATATGTGTCGGGAAACGATACGACGAGCGATTGTGCAGAAGTTTAAGGAAGTAAAAGGCTGGAATTGTCAAAGTTTAGATGATTTGTATGAACGAATTGAGGATAAAAAAGAGGCGAATACTATTATTAATAGTCTAAAGATTTGTGATCCAGCGGTGGGTTCGGGACATTTTTTAGTTTCCGCTTTAAATGAGATAATCGCGATTAAGAGTGAGTTACGGGTTTTATTAGATAGTTCGGGTAAGTCGCTAAAAGATTATCGGGTAGAGGTGCGAAATGATAAGTTACTGGTTTACGATGATGAGGGAAATTTATTTGCTTATCATCCCCATAACCAAGAAAAGCAACGAGTACAGAAAGCCTTATTTCATGAGAAACAGACGATTATCGAGGGGTGTTTATTTGGGGTGGATATTAACCCTAATTCCGTGACGATTTGTCAGTTGCGGTTATGGATTGAGCTTTTAAAGAATGCTTATTATCGAGAGGATGGCAACTTGGAAACTTTGCCAAATATTGATATTAATATCAAGTGTGGTAATTCTTTGATTAGTCGGTTTGCTTTGGATGTGGATGTTAAACAGGTTTTACAGAAGCAGAAGTTTAGTATTGAGCAATATCGCAATGCGGTACAGACTTATCGCAATGCGGAAAATAAGGAACAAAAGCAGCAGATGAAAACGCTGATTGCTAAGATTAAGGCTGGTTTTAGTGCTAATTTATTAATTGGTGATCCTAAGAAGGTGAAGTTACGTCAATTACAAGGGGAGCTTTATAATCTGGAAAATCAGGGTTTATTATTTGAGGAGACTAAGACGGAGCAAAAAGCGCGGGAGAAAAAAGTTACTAAGTTAAATAATGAGATTGATAAGCTAACTGCTGAAATTGCAGATATTGAAAGCGGTAGGCTGTATGAAAATGCTTTGGAATGGCGGTTTGAGTTTCCCGAAGTGTTAAATGATGACGGGGATTTTGTTGGGTTTGATGTGGTGATTGGGAATCCTCCTTATTTGGTAGTCTTTAATAAGAATCTCAAAAACCTGTATGAACAAAATTATCCTGAATTTAGGAGGAATAATGATCTATATGTTGCTTTTATTAAAATGGTTTGTCCATTAATTAAGCCAAATTATGTTTTTTCTTTTATCACGCCTAATACTTTTATTAAAGGAACCTATTTTGAACAAATAAGAAATTTTTTGGCAAAACAATATCAAATTTTAGAAATTATTGACTTTGGCAATTATCTTATATTTCAAGAAGTAAATGTTTTTTGTGCGATCACTATTGCAATAAGTATTAAGCCTCAAAAGAGTTGGATTCTTAAAAGTAATACCAAAACAATAAAAGGCACAATTGAACCAGGCGTAACAGACTTTATCATCAAAAATAGTATTATTTATAAACTTGACAGACTTCCCAAGTTTGATACATTTTTCTATATTAAAGATGTTGGCTTTAACTATTGGAGTGAAGGAAGAGGAAAAGTAAGAGGTGGTTCCATCGGTAGTAGGGTATTTTACCAAGGTAACAAAGAAAAATATAATGATATTCTTTATATCAAAGGTATAGATTTAAAAAGGTATTCAATCTCTTTTTCAAATAATTATTTGAGAGGTGAGTGGAAAAGTTATTTAAACGCAAATGACACTTTTAGATTTAGTGACGATTTCTTAAAAAGAAATCTAAAAATAGTTTATAGACAAACAAGCAATAAACTAATTGGTGCATTAGATGATCAACAGCTTTACACGGATAAAACAGTTCATTTAATTGTGAATAAAGAAAATTTTAACTTTGATTTAAAATATGTGTTAGCTCTATTTAATAGCCAACTTCTAAATTATTTTTTTCGGTCATTTAAAGAAGAGGAAGGTAGAGCATTTGCTCAAGTAAAAACTGTTGACATTAAAAATCTTCCCTTTCAAGAAATCGAAAAAGATAAACAAAAACCATTTATTAAATTAGTAGATCAAATTCTCGCCGCAAAAAAAGACGATCCTACTGCTGACACAAGCGAATTAGAAAAGCAGATTGATCACTTAGTTTACAAACTCTATCAACTCACCTATAATGAAGTAAAAATCATTGATCCAGAATTTGAGCTTACAGAACAAGAATATCTGGACTTACCCCAAGCAAAAATACTAAAAAACTAACCAACCCCTTACTGCATGGGGCTTCTAAGAAAAATTGACAAGCCACCAATTGGTATGATATCCTCGCCTTATCTAGAAGTTTTTTGGAAATTCACCCCTCCCAAATCCCATCTTTGTCATCACTATTTTCAGAGAAATTAATCCTCTTGTTTAGTTAGGGTTTGCTGAAAAAGTACGGGCGAAGCATTCGGATAGAAAATCTACGGTTTCACCGATAGGTTATTGCCCGAATGCTTCGCCCCTACAGGACGCGGGCCGATGAAGATGCAAGGTTTTGAACCACGATTCTCTCAAAATCTTGCACCTGTTTCGCTCGTAAAGCCCCAAAACCCTTACTTTGCATACATTTCACATTTATTCAGCCAGCCCTAGTTAATCTTTCGATCAATTGGCGTACTTTTGTCTCCTCTTGGGTTTTTCCCTGCTGTTGATAAAGAGTAGCAACGGTTTGAAAATCAGCGATCGCTTCTTTTTTGTTACCCATCTTGTATTTTGTCCAAGCACGGTTATACAAAGCATTAGCATGATCGGGATCGAGCTTCAGGACTTGATTATAATCTGCCAGGGCTTTTGACCATTCCTTGCGAGCGTAGTACAAATTACCCCGCAATAAATAGGCTGATTCCGCATTAGCATCAACTGCCAGAGCCTGCTCGATATCCTTGAGTGCTAAATCAATTTGGTCTAAATTCCAATGTGCCAAAGCCCGTTCTAGATGAATACTAACCAATGCCGGTGATTGCGCCAAGGTCATCGGAGCCAAACCCTTGCTGTAACTTGCCACGGCCACTTCAGGAGCGATCGCAAAAACCTGTTGATAATCTTTTTTGCTCTTTTCGACTTCTCCGATCTGCTGATAAAGTAGGCCTCGATTCAAGTAAACTATCGGTAGGTTGCCATCGATCTGCAAAGCTCGCTCGTAGTCAATAAAGGCATCGCGCAAATTGCCTAAATGAGCCTGCATCGCCCCTCGATCGTTGTAAACCGATGCCAATTCCGGTTGTAGGGCAATTACTTGATTGTAATCGGCCAGAGCCTGATTAAAATCTTCTAGGCGAGCGTAGGCATGACCTCTTTGATAGTAAGTCAGAGCATCATCGGGTTTAATCGTCAGAATTGCCGTAAAATCGGCAATAGCACCTTGATAATCTTGTTTTTGGTATTTTTCTAGCCCTTGTTGCCATAAAGCACTTGTATCCTCTGGAGTGATTGCGGTGGCAGTATTGGGTGGGGGAACCTCTAGGGACAAATCAGCCAGATCGTGAGAGGCAATACGACAAACATCACCACTGGTAAGGGTAGTCACGGGAATTTTTTCCTTACAGGGAGCAGTAGATTTGGAACCATCCGATAAAGTGACATTACAGAGATTAGACCGGTCTAATTCCGTTTTGTCTAGTTGCGCTCCCGTCAGATCCGCATTAGTCAGATTAATATTGGTTAGACGAGTCGAAGTTAGGTTTGCGTGATCGAGAATGCCATTCACCAAGTAAGCTTGATCGAGATTAGCTTGACTGAGATCCGCTTCCCTAAAATTAGCGTTTCTTAAATCAGAACCTTCGAGCAGGGTTTCGATCAGTAGTGCTTGTCTGAAATCGGCCGCCGTTAATTGTACTCCTTTTAATAGCGCCTGACTGAGATCCGCCTTCACAAAAGTCGCTCCAGTTAGATTGGTCATTTGGGAGTTATGGTAAACAAAGGTTCCACCATAACCAGCGATCGCCGTCCCCAGAGAAACCACGTTACCTAAAGCTTGCCACCAGGGAGTTTGAGCTTTATCGGGGGAAAAATCCGCACCCTTAAGATTGGCTCGATCAAAATGAACACAAGGAGCCCACACCGCTCGTAATTTCGCCTTTTCTAAGTTAGCTCCTTGTAGATTCCCATAACCCAGAAAAACTGGTTTGCCGTCGTGCATGGTCAGATCTGCCCCTTGCAAATTGGCCGATTCTAGCAACGCTCCTCGTAATTGTACCCCGCGCATTTGCGCCTCAACTAGATTGGCATTTTTTAAGTTGATAAAATCCAAGTTAGCGTTGACTAAGTTCGCTTTGGCTAAATTCGCCCCTTCTAAGTTAGCCTTTTCTAAATTAGCGTGGATTAACTTCGCTCCTTCTAGGTTTGCTCCTGCTAAGTTAGCATTAGTGAGATTGGCATCCTGCAAATTGGCATTTTCTAGATTGGCATTTTCTAGATTGATATTACTTAGATTAGCTTTGCGAAGATCGCAGTTCGGGCATTCTTTTGTTGCTAATAATTGTTTCATTTGTTCAGCGTTTTCTGCTTTAGCCATGAGATTATTACCAGAAACGCCTACTAAACCAATGCTGATGACAAAGAGTCGCCAAAAAACCGATGATAACCTCGGATAAGTATTGCTGTCCATACCTTTACCCCCTGCAACTTTTTAAGTTTTTATCGCTGATCATCAGGTTTTAAGGATTAGGGAAAATACAACGAATTCTATTTTGTCTTGCTATTCTTGGGTGGTTGCCCTTGGCCTTAATGTCCTAACCGAAAATTTTATTGATGTATAATGTGCGGCTAACTAATTCCCCAATCCATACCTCTAGTTCCCATTGTCCCGAAATTATGCTCACATTTTTTGAGTTTTGAAACAATTTTTCAAGAATTTTCATAAGACTTTGTATTTTTGCCTGAGAATTTAAACTTTTCCCAATAACTATATATTTTTATCAGAAATAATATATATTTAACAAATATTTCTTGACAAAAATTACAAAATCTGCTAGGTTTTCCTGCTCTAAATAATTTCTGGCCAACTAGCTACCACCGAGGCCAATTTATCCAAATCCCGACGATCTTCGATAAAGGGAAAAACACCTAAAACTGGACAATTAGTCAAGGATTGAATTAAATCGATCGGTGTTAACTGCTCTATCTCCGTCTCAGTGCGCGGTTCAAGACAATTAAGGATAATTCCGCCCAAATTCACCTTTTTCTGCTCTGCTAGGGCAATATTAGCCACCGTTTGGGAAATCGCTCCCAATTTCACCGGCACCACTAAAAGGGTTTTTAACCGCCATTGAGCCGCTAAATCCGCCACAGTTAGCTCGTGGGTGACAGGACAACCTAAACCCCCTAAACCCTCAATTAAAACCAAATCTTGGCTTTTTTGTAGGTTTAGCAGAGCTTGCCACACCGTCCCTAAAGGAATATCTCGACCTTCCAAATCAGCAGCCACAGGAGGCGCTAAGGGTGCTTGATATTGCAGCGGTGTGATCATTTCTAATTGACCCTGAAATAAACCCTCATACCATTCTCGATCGCCTTGACCCGTTTGCATTAATTTCATCAACCCCAGGGCCTTCGACGGATAGTATTTTTGCCAATAAGCCACTAAAGCAGTGGTGACAACGGTTTTACCCGCGTCGGTATCCGTAGCCGTAATCAAAAGACTATTCATAAACTCCCAGGCTAAGTCAAGATCAGGTAAAATCACCAATATTTATCATCTTATCTCCCTTCTCCCCACTTCCCCACTTCCCCATCCCCCCACTACCCCACTACCCCACCACCCCACCACCCCACTTCCCCATCACCCCACTTCCCCATCACCCCACTTCCCCATCACCCCACTTCTCAGATATTGCATGGATAAGATGCAAAAAGAAAAAAAACTGCGGCCAAAAAGGTGAGATGGAATACACTAAAAGTATAAGGTTATCAATTTTGCTATTTTTCAAGTTGCATCCTAGGCAACAGAATTGCAATTATCCCTCTAGTTAGAAATTGGACGGTTTGCCCTGTGGTTTCATCACTTCCCAAGCCCAATGACTCTTTAACAACGGTTCCCCAGCGTTGTTCTGGGGCTTATGCCTTGATGGACAGTCTCAAACGTCATGGTGTTAAGCACATCTTCGGTTATCCCGGTGGTGCGATCCTGCCCATCTATGACGAACTCTACCGCTTTGAAGAACGGGGAGAATTACAACATATTTTAGTGCGCCACGAACAAGCGGCCGCCCATGCCGCCGATGCCTACGCTAGGGCCACCGGCAAAGTGGGAGTCTGTTTCGGCACTTCCGGCCCCGGGGCGACCAATTTGGTGACAGGCATCGCTAACGCACACATGGACTCCATCCCGATGGTGATTATCACCGGTCAGGTCAGCCGGGCAGCCATCGGTTCCGATGCTTTCCAAGAAACCGATATTTATGGTATTACTCTCCCGATTGTTAAACATTCCTATGTGGCTAGGAATGCCCGCGAAGTAGCGAGAATCGTCGCTGAGGCTTTCCATATCGCCAGTACAGGACGACCGGGACCGGTTTTAGTCGATATTCCCAAAGATGTCGGTTTAGAACTATGTGATTATATCCCCGTCGAACCGGGAGATGTGAAACTAACTGGCTATCGTCCCACGGTTAAGGGCAATCGCCGTCAAATCGAGGCCGCTTTACACCTCTTGGAAACCGCCGAAAAACCTTTACTGTACGTTGGCGGAGGTGCGATCGCAGCGAATGCCCACGCCCAAATTGCCGAGTTGGCCGAGCGTTTTCAGTTACCCGTTACCACCACGTTAATGGGGATCGGTGCTTTTGATGAACATCATCCCCTCTCGGTGGGAATGTTAGGAATGCACGGCACTGCCTACGCTAATTTTGCCGTGACCGAGTGTGATTTATTAATTGCCGTCGGCGCTCGTTTTGATGACCGAGTAACGGGGAAATTGGACGAATTCGCCTCGAAAGCTAAGGTAATCCATGTGGATATAGACCCCGCCGAAGTGGGCAAAAATCGCGCCCCTGACGTGCCGATTGTCGGGGACGTGCGGGTGGTTTTAGAACAAATACTCCAAAAAGCCAGAGAATTTGATTATCCCACTAATTCCGATCGCACCCAAGCTTGGTTAGCCAAGATTGATCGCTGGCGACAAGATTATCCCCTGCAAGTACCTCGACCGGAAGGCAGACTTTCCCCCCAAGAAGTGATCGTTGAAGTGGGTCGTCAAGCACCCCACGCCTACTATACCACCGATGTGGGCCAGCATCAGATGTGGGCGGCCCAATTCCTCAAAAATGGACCCCGACGTTGGATTTCTAGCGCGGGATTGGGGACGATGGGTTTCGGTTTACCGGCTGCGATGGGGGTGAAGGTGGCGATTCCCGATGAGGAGGTCATTTGTATTAGTGGTGATTCCAGTTTCCAAATGAATCTACAGGAATTAGGCACCCTAACGCAATTTAATATTCATGCCAAGACGATTATTATTAATAATGGTTGGCAGGGTATGGTACGTCAATGGCAAGAAGCTTTCTATGGGGAACGTTATTCTAATTCCAATATGGAAGTGGGAATGCCGGATGTGGAACTGTTAGCCCAAGCTTACGGCATGAAAGGGATTACTATTCGCCATCGAGAGGAATTAGCCGCAAAAATTGCCGAAATGTTGGCCCACGATGGTCCAGTT
Encoded here:
- the ilvB gene encoding biosynthetic-type acetolactate synthase large subunit; this translates as MVSSLPKPNDSLTTVPQRCSGAYALMDSLKRHGVKHIFGYPGGAILPIYDELYRFEERGELQHILVRHEQAAAHAADAYARATGKVGVCFGTSGPGATNLVTGIANAHMDSIPMVIITGQVSRAAIGSDAFQETDIYGITLPIVKHSYVARNAREVARIVAEAFHIASTGRPGPVLVDIPKDVGLELCDYIPVEPGDVKLTGYRPTVKGNRRQIEAALHLLETAEKPLLYVGGGAIAANAHAQIAELAERFQLPVTTTLMGIGAFDEHHPLSVGMLGMHGTAYANFAVTECDLLIAVGARFDDRVTGKLDEFASKAKVIHVDIDPAEVGKNRAPDVPIVGDVRVVLEQILQKAREFDYPTNSDRTQAWLAKIDRWRQDYPLQVPRPEGRLSPQEVIVEVGRQAPHAYYTTDVGQHQMWAAQFLKNGPRRWISSAGLGTMGFGLPAAMGVKVAIPDEEVICISGDSSFQMNLQELGTLTQFNIHAKTIIINNGWQGMVRQWQEAFYGERYSNSNMEVGMPDVELLAQAYGMKGITIRHREELAAKIAEMLAHDGPVLVNAIVTKEENCYPMVAPGQSNARMIGLPKIVTGGCEMLDCPSCGAVNNWNNKFCPECGAKL